In the genome of Pelobacter seleniigenes DSM 18267, one region contains:
- the trpD gene encoding anthranilate phosphoribosyltransferase, with product MIKEAIAKLVERQDLTELEMIDAMDQIMGGEATPAQIGAFMTALRMKGETIPEIVGAARVMRSRATPIRVGDVVDIDRDDINLDRETILDTCGTGGSGTRSFNISTTVALVVAACGGKVAKHGNRSVSSSCGSADVLEKLGVKLDIAPEQVSECIEKIGVGFLFAPALHGAMKYAIGPRREIGIRTIFNILGPLTNPAGANRQVLGVFRKDLVEPLAKVLLNLGCRRGFVVHGNDGMDEITLTGPTLVAAISGNTVEVQSIEPEQFGFRRCRLEELQGGDAEENARIVNAILTGERGPKRDIVVLNSSYALVAAGLAGDVDAGIELASAALDSGGAKATLDELVRMTNQ from the coding sequence ATGATCAAGGAAGCCATTGCCAAGCTGGTGGAACGCCAGGACCTCACTGAGCTGGAAATGATCGATGCCATGGATCAGATCATGGGCGGAGAGGCGACCCCGGCGCAGATCGGCGCCTTCATGACCGCGCTACGGATGAAAGGGGAAACCATCCCTGAAATCGTCGGTGCCGCCAGGGTGATGCGCTCCCGGGCGACGCCGATTCGGGTGGGCGATGTGGTTGATATTGATCGCGATGACATCAACCTGGATCGGGAAACGATTCTGGACACCTGCGGGACCGGCGGTAGCGGAACCCGCAGTTTCAATATTTCGACCACGGTCGCTCTGGTCGTGGCAGCCTGCGGCGGCAAGGTGGCTAAACACGGCAACCGCAGTGTGTCTTCATCCTGCGGCAGTGCCGATGTTCTGGAAAAGCTCGGGGTGAAGCTGGATATCGCGCCGGAGCAGGTTTCTGAATGCATCGAAAAGATTGGTGTCGGGTTCCTGTTTGCTCCGGCTCTGCACGGGGCTATGAAATACGCCATCGGGCCACGCCGCGAGATCGGTATCCGCACTATTTTCAATATCCTCGGGCCTTTGACCAACCCGGCCGGAGCCAATCGCCAGGTGCTCGGAGTGTTCCGTAAGGACCTGGTTGAGCCGCTGGCCAAGGTCCTGTTGAATCTTGGGTGTCGGCGGGGCTTTGTGGTCCATGGTAATGATGGGATGGATGAAATCACCTTGACCGGGCCGACCCTGGTCGCTGCTATCAGCGGCAATACCGTCGAAGTGCAATCCATCGAGCCGGAACAGTTCGGTTTCCGGCGCTGTCGGCTGGAGGAGCTGCAGGGCGGGGATGCGGAAGAAAATGCCCGGATCGTCAACGCCATTCTGACCGGCGAGCGTGGTCCGAAGCGGGATATTGTCGTACTGAACAGCAGTTACGCCCTGGTTGCCGCCGGCCTCGCTGGAGATGTCGACGCCGGCATCGAGCTGGCCAGTGCGGCCCTTGACAGCGGCGGAGCCAAAGCGACGCTGGATGAACTGGTACGGATGACCAATCAATGA
- the rrtA gene encoding rhombosortase: protein MSMFIEPKVRPDRKLLRIELSAARWMMVGWCALLILPNLGLLVTGVPASGLIFDPAEVAAGQWWRLLSWPWVHVSRYHLFIDGTAFLLLYSGLNETRPGRRLLLVLASAAGSLALPLVGSAQLEQFGLCGLSGVAHGLAAVSLLEMLPDRRQRGCGAVLFCGLLTKVLWELQSGRAFLGWLHLGEIGQPIVACHAGGVVGGLLGYLVLARGRLPGPDPVPTDRR, encoded by the coding sequence ATGTCGATGTTTATTGAGCCCAAAGTCCGGCCCGACCGGAAACTGTTGCGAATCGAGCTGTCAGCGGCCCGGTGGATGATGGTTGGCTGGTGCGCCCTGCTGATTCTGCCCAACCTCGGCTTGCTGGTGACCGGGGTTCCCGCGAGCGGGCTGATTTTTGATCCGGCCGAGGTTGCTGCAGGCCAGTGGTGGCGGCTGCTGAGCTGGCCGTGGGTACATGTCAGCCGTTATCATCTGTTTATTGATGGGACTGCCTTTCTCCTGCTTTATTCCGGCCTGAATGAAACGCGGCCCGGGCGGCGTTTGCTGCTGGTGCTGGCGAGTGCTGCCGGAAGCCTGGCCCTGCCGTTGGTCGGGTCCGCACAGCTGGAGCAGTTCGGACTGTGCGGACTGTCCGGAGTTGCCCATGGCCTAGCCGCGGTCAGCCTGCTGGAAATGTTGCCCGACCGCCGCCAGCGCGGCTGCGGGGCGGTCTTGTTCTGTGGCCTGCTGACCAAGGTGCTCTGGGAGTTGCAGAGCGGTCGCGCCTTTCTTGGCTGGTTGCATCTGGGGGAGATTGGTCAGCCGATTGTGGCCTGTCATGCCGGGGGTGTCGTTGGCGGGCTGCTGGGTTATCTTGTCCTGGCGCGTGGCCGACTGCCGGGACCGGATCCGGTTCCGACGGACAGGCGATAG
- a CDS encoding response regulator, with translation MKPRIIIIEDDDSCRNFLTLLLEQHGYEVVAFSDPTVCPVYSSVGDPCPHDDACGDFLLTDNRMPHVSGLDFIAEQSLRGCKGALQNKAVMSGTWSCEERELAERLGCRIFEKPLHASDLLEWLERQKTRLNPERKLTQFAG, from the coding sequence ATGAAGCCACGGATAATCATAATCGAGGATGATGATTCCTGCCGCAATTTCCTGACCTTGCTGCTTGAACAGCATGGTTACGAAGTTGTTGCCTTCTCCGATCCGACCGTTTGTCCGGTCTATTCCAGTGTGGGCGATCCCTGCCCCCATGATGATGCGTGCGGTGATTTTCTGCTGACCGACAATCGGATGCCCCATGTCAGCGGGCTTGATTTTATTGCCGAACAGAGCCTTCGGGGCTGCAAGGGAGCACTGCAGAACAAGGCGGTCATGTCCGGCACCTGGAGTTGTGAAGAGCGGGAACTGGCCGAGCGGCTCGGCTGCCGGATTTTCGAGAAACCATTGCACGCCAGTGATCTGCTGGAGTGGCTGGAACGGCAGAAAACTCGGCTTAACCCGGAACGGAAACTGACCCAGTTCGCCGGCTAA
- the trpC gene encoding indole-3-glycerol phosphate synthase TrpC has protein sequence MILERILATKRDEVAAAKSRETMTELAARVGDLEDQPRGFARALRSMAESGGTALITEVKKGSPSKGIIRADFDPLEIAEIYQNYGATCLSVLTDQHYFHGHLRFLGLIREQVSLPLLRKDFIIDPYQVYEARVGGADAILLIAAALDDVQLNELAALAQELRLDVLLEVHDEAELERALRVPVELIGINNRDLRTFVTDLGVTERLAGRIPRHQLAVAESGIHTRADIERLQQAGAGAFLVGESLMKEEDIGAKLTALLTGC, from the coding sequence ATGATACTTGAACGGATTTTAGCCACCAAACGGGACGAAGTCGCGGCCGCCAAAAGCCGTGAAACCATGACCGAACTGGCTGCCCGGGTCGGCGACCTGGAAGATCAGCCGCGCGGCTTTGCCCGGGCTCTGCGCAGCATGGCCGAATCGGGGGGGACCGCCCTGATCACTGAAGTGAAGAAAGGTTCCCCATCCAAAGGGATTATCCGCGCGGATTTCGATCCGCTGGAGATTGCGGAGATTTATCAGAATTACGGCGCCACCTGCCTGTCCGTGCTCACGGACCAGCACTATTTCCATGGTCATCTGCGTTTTCTCGGGCTGATTCGCGAGCAGGTCTCGCTGCCGCTGCTGCGCAAGGATTTTATCATTGATCCCTACCAGGTTTACGAGGCCCGGGTCGGTGGGGCGGATGCGATTTTGCTGATCGCCGCCGCCCTGGATGATGTTCAGCTTAATGAACTGGCCGCCCTGGCGCAAGAGCTGCGCCTCGACGTGCTGCTCGAAGTCCACGATGAGGCCGAGTTGGAACGGGCGCTGCGGGTTCCGGTGGAACTGATCGGGATCAATAATCGCGATCTGCGCACTTTTGTCACTGATCTCGGCGTGACCGAGCGGCTGGCGGGCCGTATCCCGAGACACCAGCTGGCCGTGGCGGAGAGCGGGATTCACACGCGGGCGGACATCGAACGCTTGCAGCAGGCCGGTGCCGGTGCTTTTCTGGTCGGCGAAAGCCTGATGAAAGAAGAGGATATCGGCGCCAAGCTGACAGCATTGCTGACCGGCTGTTGA